TAACACGAATATTACTTTGAGAATCCGTAAAATGAATTCCTCTATAATTTCCCCATGTATTTAGATAGGTCTTTCTTTTTTCCTCTACTCGATATGCATTACGACTTGAATTATAAGCTTGATCGTAGTAACTCGTCATATTCGATGTTTTATTCACTAAAAAATTTGAACGAACAGCGAATAACTCGTTTAAATACTTTTTTATCTCATCCTCTGAAGGATTAGTGTTTGTGATGTGTGAACTTCCAAAAAGCAGCACTATTGTTGTGTATATACTGAAATAAACAGTTTTCGTCATTTTTTTCTCCCGTTTTCTCTACGTAGTATTGTTATTTTAACAACCGCGTATAAACGACTAGCCTCTTTTCATGCTCACCCTTTATTCGATCGTACTTTCCTGTACAAGTAATTAAATTTAACTGCTCTATATCGGTATCGCCGAATATTTTTTCGATAGGTGCTTGAGCTGTAGGGTAAGATTCTACCGCCACGACTTTGAAGACGAGATAATTCCCCTCATTGTCTGATAACACTACAGGTTCCCCAGGCTTTATCTTTTTAAGTGGGTAAAAAACAGCGGGGCCTGTATAATTGTCAACATGCCCTGCCAAAATAGCATTCCCCTTTTGTCCAGGCAAAATGCCATCTACAAACACGCCAGCTACCTTGCTTGATACGGGAGCATCCATCTGCCCATTCTCTAACAGTCCTACTGGTTCAACAGGGGCCTTTATACCAACCGATGGAACCCACACTTGGTTTGGTTTTATAAATACAGATTCTTCATCTT
Above is a window of Paenibacillus sp. FSL K6-1330 DNA encoding:
- a CDS encoding class F sortase — protein: MNDKRKLTLIVFMTLPVLLLSGCHYHASQSSEKAPPPLRQTGSPYSKKISEGKAEPSVTVKNSKQQDEENIINEDEESVFIKPNQVWVPSVGIKAPVEPVGLLENGQMDAPVSSKVAGVFVDGILPGQKGNAILAGHVDNYTGPAVFYPLKKIKPGEPVVLSDNEGNYLVFKVVAVESYPTAQAPIEKIFGDTDIEQLNLITCTGKYDRIKGEHEKRLVVYTRLLK